The region TACACCACCGCGATGATCAGAATGAAGCCCATCAGCACCGGATAGTCGCGCTGGCCGATGGCCTCGGCGACGAACGCTCCGATGCCACTGAAGGCGAAGACGGTCTCGGTCAGCACGGCGCCGGAGAGCAGGCCACCCGCGAGCAGACCGATCGAGGTGGCCACCGGCAGCATCGCGTTGCGCAGCACGTGCCGGCGACGGACCGTCTGCTCGGTCAGGCCCTTCGCCTCGGCGGTGCGTACGAAGTCCTCGTTGAGCACCTCCAGCACACTCGCCCGGGTGATCCGGACGATGATCGCCAGCGGGATGCTGGCCAGCGCGATGCTGGGTAGCACCAGATGCCAGAGGGCGTCGGCCGCGGCGTCCCACTCACGGGTCATCAACCCGTCGAGGACGAAGAAGTTGGTGACCCGGGTCGCCCCGAGCGTCGGGTCCTGCCGGCCGCTGGACGGGAACCAGTGCAGGTTCTCCGAGAAGATCGCCTTGAGCACGTAGCCCAGGAAGAAGACCGGGATGCAGATGCCGATCAGCGAGCCGCCCACGGACGCGTGGTCCAGGAAACGGCCGCGACGACGGGCGGCCAGGTAACCCAGCGGAATGCCGACACCGATCGCGATCACCATCGCGGTGATGGTCAGCTCGACGGTGCCGGGGAAGCGCTCGATGAACTCCGTGGTGACCGCCCGCTTGGTGGAGGTCGAGGTGCCCAGGTCGAGCCGGATCAGCCGCCGAACGAAACGGCCGTACTGCACCAGGATGGGCTCGTCGAGCCCCATGTTGCGGCGGATGGCAGCACGCATCTCGGGTGTGCCGCGCTCGCCGAGGATGGCGGTCTCGGGGCCGCCGGGGAGCCGGCGGAGCCAGATGAAGAGCAGGAGGGAGAGCCCGAACAGCGTGGGTATCAGCTGAAGCAGGCGTCTGACGATGAACCGGAACACGGCGGCCTCGAAGGGGTGCGGAGGGTTGCGGGCGGGCGCTGTGCGACAGCGCCCGCCCGCGTTCCTTGCTGCGTCAGATCAGGACTTACTTGAACTCGGCGGTCGCGTACCGCTCGTCGGTGAGCGGGCTCGCCTTGACGCCGGTCACGTCCTTGCCGAACACGATCGCCGGCGGCGAGTGCGAGATCGGCACACCGGGCAGGAAGTCCATGACCGCCTTGTTCAGGGCCTTGTACTTCTCGGTCCGGGCCGCGATGTCGGCGGTGCTGTCCGCGTCCTTGAACTGGTCGAACAGGGCCTGGTTGTTGAAGCCCCACTCGTCCTTCGGCCGGTCGAAGAAGGTGCCGATGAAGTTGTAGGCGTCGCCGTAGTCACCGGTCCAGCCCAGGAAGTGGATGTCGTGCTTGCTGCCCGAGGTGGTGGCGTTGAGGTAGTCCGGGCTCCACTTCAGCGGGATCGCCTCGACGGTGATGCCAACGGCCTTCAGGTCCGCCGACAGCAACTCGAAGATGTCCTTCGGGTTCGGCATGTACGGCCGGGTGACCTCGGTCGGGTAGTGGAACTTCAGCGTCAGGTTCGACGCGCCCGCCTCGGCCAGCAGCGCCTTCGCCTTGGCCGGGTCGTACGTGTACTTCGTGACGTCGCCGTTCCAACCCTCGACGGTGTCCGGCATGAAGTTGTCGGCGACCTTGGCGCCCGGCGGCAGCTTGGAGGTGACCAGCTGCTGACGGTTCAGGGCGTACGCGATGGCCTGCCGCACCCGGATGTCGGCGAGCTTCGGGTTGCCCTTCTGGTTGATCGCCAGGTAGAGCACGTTGAACGCCGGGCGAGTGAGCATGTTGAAGCCCTCGCTCTTCAGCGGCTCGACGTCGGCCGGGCCAACCAGGTCGTAGCCCTGGATGTCACCGGAGCGCAGCGCCTGCTTGCGAGCGTTCTCGTCCGAGATCGTCTTGAAGATGAGGTTCTTCAGCTTGGCCTTGGGGCCGGCGTAGTCCTCGTTGCGCTCCAGGGTCAGCGTCTTGTTGGCGACGTCCCAGGTCTTGAACTTGAACGGGCCGGTGCCGGTCGGGTGCGCCGTGGCGTACGCCGGGTACTTGATGTCCTCGGCGGTGCCGCCCACGTTGCTGGCGTCGAACTCCTGCAGCGCCTTCGGGCTGTGGATGGAGAACGAGGGGAGCATCAGCGCGGCCGGGATCTTGCTGGAGACCCGAGTGAAGGACAGGTCCACAGTGGTGGCGTCCTTGGCGGCGCAGGACTTGAAGAGGCTCGGCGGCAGCTCAGCGTCCTCGTTCTTGGCGAAGCCGCCCATGACGTCCTGCCAGTACGCGGTCACGTCCGGGCTCTGCATGAGGCCCTTGGCGTTGTACCAGCGGTTGAAGTTGACGCAGACGGCCTCGGCGTTGAAGTCGGTGCCGTCGTGGAACTTCACGCCCGAGCGGAGCTTGAAGGTCCAGGTGGTGCCTGCGGCGTCCGGGGTCCAGGACTCGGCCAGACCGGGGGTGACCTTGGTGCCACCCTCCTCCGGACGGACCAGGGTCTCGAAGACCTGACGCGCCACGCGCAGCGACTCACCGTCGCTGGCGAAGCTGGGGTCGAGCACCTTCGGGTCTCCGGCGACGCCGAAGACGAGGGTGTCCTTCTTACTACCGCCGGATTTGTCGTCGCGGTTGCTCTCGGCGCAGCCTGCTACCGCGAGGGCCGCGACCGCGACGGCCGCGATCGCGACCTTCGGCCTGGGTGCACGCATGTGTGCTTCACCTCGTCCTTGGGGGTACGGACAACGTGGTGACAGGGGTCACCGATGGCGGTGACCATAGCTCTCGTTACGTCCACCCGGAAACCGTCAGGTGGACGGTTGGTATCGGATCGTGCCTCAAGCGCCGGTTGACATTCGATTCGAAGGTAAACAGCCCCTCAAACCGATCAATCTGCACCCACGATGCCAAACTGTTACGTCGAACAGCCCCGATGAGGGATCAAGTGTCAGATCAATTCCGGGCAGTGACGACGCGATGGCCGACACCCACACGGGTGCCGGCCATCGGCTGCACGTCAGAGATCAGACCGCGCGACGGCCCTCGAAGGCCCG is a window of Micromonospora sp. WMMD961 DNA encoding:
- a CDS encoding ABC transporter permease produces the protein MFRFIVRRLLQLIPTLFGLSLLLFIWLRRLPGGPETAILGERGTPEMRAAIRRNMGLDEPILVQYGRFVRRLIRLDLGTSTSTKRAVTTEFIERFPGTVELTITAMVIAIGVGIPLGYLAARRRGRFLDHASVGGSLIGICIPVFFLGYVLKAIFSENLHWFPSSGRQDPTLGATRVTNFFVLDGLMTREWDAAADALWHLVLPSIALASIPLAIIVRITRASVLEVLNEDFVRTAEAKGLTEQTVRRRHVLRNAMLPVATSIGLLAGGLLSGAVLTETVFAFSGIGAFVAEAIGQRDYPVLMGFILIIAVVYVLVNLLVDLSYSFIDPRVRVR
- a CDS encoding ABC transporter substrate-binding protein; amino-acid sequence: MRAPRPKVAIAAVAVAALAVAGCAESNRDDKSGGSKKDTLVFGVAGDPKVLDPSFASDGESLRVARQVFETLVRPEEGGTKVTPGLAESWTPDAAGTTWTFKLRSGVKFHDGTDFNAEAVCVNFNRWYNAKGLMQSPDVTAYWQDVMGGFAKNEDAELPPSLFKSCAAKDATTVDLSFTRVSSKIPAALMLPSFSIHSPKALQEFDASNVGGTAEDIKYPAYATAHPTGTGPFKFKTWDVANKTLTLERNEDYAGPKAKLKNLIFKTISDENARKQALRSGDIQGYDLVGPADVEPLKSEGFNMLTRPAFNVLYLAINQKGNPKLADIRVRQAIAYALNRQQLVTSKLPPGAKVADNFMPDTVEGWNGDVTKYTYDPAKAKALLAEAGASNLTLKFHYPTEVTRPYMPNPKDIFELLSADLKAVGITVEAIPLKWSPDYLNATTSGSKHDIHFLGWTGDYGDAYNFIGTFFDRPKDEWGFNNQALFDQFKDADSTADIAARTEKYKALNKAVMDFLPGVPISHSPPAIVFGKDVTGVKASPLTDERYATAEFK